The Agrobacterium vitis genome has a segment encoding these proteins:
- a CDS encoding MFS transporter, translating into MSALPSDSPSPIPDNAASLARLRLLAVLSISQIVGWGTSFDLFGVLGRTIAADIGIGNETGFLGATVMLLIMGFAGPASGRLLERHGAAKVMAAGSVVFAFGLALLSQAQGMASYFAAWFTIGIAGTLALSVACYTAVVEREGSSAKSVIGLLMIFTGLSTAIFWPLLSWLTGLLGWRDTLLIAAACHLLVLVPLHRFALPPIKARSQTAQAAADREPMSLTARQQKRAMIALAIISIGFSSVTFGVSSSLIEMLTQAGATPALALQLGSLRSVLGISARAADTLAGKRASPVTSGLVATGLIVIGFLALIFGHGSVWMLGLFIGAYGIGSGLSAISRTVLPLGFFSASRYAGISAKLALPGNISQALSPVVIAGLLDRGGLPLLLTFTLAVSALVLAALIFLAMLARRTKIIQ; encoded by the coding sequence ATGTCCGCTCTCCCCTCCGATTCTCCCAGTCCCATTCCCGACAATGCCGCATCGCTGGCGCGCTTGCGGCTGCTGGCCGTGCTGTCCATCAGCCAGATTGTCGGCTGGGGCACGAGTTTCGACCTGTTCGGCGTTCTCGGCCGCACCATCGCCGCCGATATCGGCATCGGCAACGAAACCGGCTTTCTCGGCGCCACGGTGATGCTGCTGATCATGGGCTTTGCCGGACCGGCCAGCGGCCGCCTGCTGGAAAGACATGGGGCCGCCAAGGTCATGGCGGCGGGCTCGGTTGTGTTTGCTTTCGGCCTCGCACTGCTCTCGCAAGCCCAAGGCATGGCTTCCTATTTCGCCGCCTGGTTCACCATCGGCATTGCTGGCACCTTGGCGCTCAGCGTGGCCTGCTATACGGCAGTCGTCGAGCGCGAAGGCTCGTCGGCGAAAAGCGTCATCGGCCTGCTGATGATTTTCACCGGCCTGTCAACGGCGATTTTCTGGCCGCTGCTCAGCTGGCTGACTGGCCTGCTGGGCTGGCGCGACACGCTGTTGATTGCAGCAGCCTGCCATCTTCTGGTGCTGGTTCCCCTGCATCGCTTCGCCCTGCCGCCCATCAAAGCCCGGTCGCAAACGGCGCAGGCGGCAGCCGACCGCGAACCAATGTCGCTGACAGCACGCCAACAAAAGCGGGCGATGATCGCGCTTGCCATCATCAGCATCGGCTTCAGCAGCGTTACCTTCGGCGTCTCCTCTTCGTTGATTGAAATGCTCACACAGGCTGGCGCCACACCAGCGCTGGCCCTGCAACTGGGGTCGCTGCGCTCGGTGCTGGGCATTTCCGCCCGCGCCGCCGATACTCTTGCCGGAAAACGCGCCTCGCCCGTCACATCAGGCCTTGTGGCAACCGGGCTGATCGTCATCGGCTTTCTGGCGCTGATATTCGGCCATGGCTCCGTATGGATGCTCGGCCTGTTTATCGGTGCCTATGGCATCGGTTCCGGCCTGTCGGCCATTTCGCGCACCGTGCTGCCTCTCGGCTTCTTTTCCGCCAGCCGCTACGCGGGGATTTCCGCCAAACTGGCACTGCCCGGCAATATCTCCCAGGCACTGTCGCCGGTGGTGATCGCCGGCCTGCTGGATCGCGGCGGCCTGCCGCTGCTTCTAACCTTCACCCTCGCCGTCAGCGCTCTGGTGCTGGCAGCACTGATCTTTCTGGCCATGCTGGCGCGCCGGACCAAAATCATTCAATGA
- a CDS encoding DUF3168 domain-containing protein — MTSPVNDLLTAMTAAALADASIAAIIGADGVKDRRLLRSAQPYLMVGEVTVTDLSTDDDGLIETLVSLQAWSSLSRREAESLAAMVRAVLQDAALSLVSARLIALRHIKTVSRREAKTGLFLAELQFRAVIE; from the coding sequence ATGACCAGTCCGGTCAATGACTTGCTGACCGCAATGACGGCGGCGGCGCTTGCCGATGCCAGCATTGCGGCGATCATCGGTGCTGATGGGGTGAAGGATCGGCGGTTGCTGCGCTCCGCCCAGCCTTACCTGATGGTAGGCGAGGTGACGGTCACGGATCTTTCCACCGATGATGACGGGTTGATCGAAACGCTGGTCAGCTTGCAGGCCTGGTCCTCACTTAGCCGCCGCGAGGCGGAAAGCCTGGCGGCGATGGTGCGTGCCGTGTTGCAAGATGCGGCGCTGTCGCTGGTCTCTGCCCGGCTGATTGCATTGCGCCATATCAAGACCGTCAGCCGCCGCGAGGCAAAGACCGGCCTGTTTCTGGCCGAGCTGCAATTTCGCGCTGTCATTGAATGA
- a CDS encoding phage head closure protein, translated as MGTYTMPDPGRMTARLTLEQPVNEPDGQGGVSQGWQAIATLWALIEPQSFTREERGEAEIATIDQTVTIRFRTDVARGHRLVKGTRILVVRALRDPDETKRFLLLDCEEEVR; from the coding sequence ATGGGCACCTACACCATGCCCGATCCGGGCCGGATGACGGCACGCCTCACGCTTGAGCAGCCGGTCAATGAACCCGACGGTCAGGGCGGGGTGAGCCAGGGTTGGCAGGCGATTGCCACGCTCTGGGCGCTGATCGAGCCGCAATCCTTCACCCGTGAAGAACGCGGCGAAGCGGAAATCGCCACCATAGACCAGACCGTGACCATTCGCTTTCGCACCGATGTGGCGCGCGGCCATCGGCTGGTGAAGGGCACGCGAATCCTAGTGGTCCGCGCGCTGCGCGACCCGGATGAGACCAAGCGGTTTCTGCTGCTGGATTGTGAGGAGGAGGTCAGATGA
- a CDS encoding head-tail connector protein, with product MTITTLTPPQAEPLTLVDVKAQLKIDTDDEDDLLSGLITAARLHLEAETGLCLMRQSLRLYLDDWPDSEVIQLPKGPVQTIDAVTVFDENVDELHLLLKDYLLDGQARPARLWLRERPLPGRPINGIEIDFTAGFGTAATDVPDTLRRAMSLHVAAMYAFRGVVALADQPAALPVGYERLVAPFVRRGL from the coding sequence ATGACCATCACCACCCTCACTCCGCCGCAAGCGGAGCCGCTGACCCTTGTCGATGTGAAGGCGCAATTGAAGATCGATACCGATGATGAAGACGATCTTCTCTCCGGCCTGATCACCGCTGCCCGCCTGCATCTGGAGGCCGAGACCGGGCTTTGCCTGATGCGCCAATCGCTGCGGCTCTATCTGGATGACTGGCCTGACAGCGAGGTGATTCAGCTTCCCAAAGGTCCGGTGCAAACCATTGATGCCGTGACGGTTTTTGATGAAAATGTCGATGAACTTCATCTTTTACTGAAAGATTATCTGCTGGACGGACAAGCGCGGCCAGCTCGGCTGTGGCTGCGGGAACGGCCCTTGCCGGGACGGCCAATCAACGGCATCGAGATCGACTTTACCGCAGGCTTTGGCACGGCGGCCACCGATGTACCCGATACGTTGCGCCGGGCGATGAGCCTGCATGTTGCGGCCATGTATGCGTTTCGGGGTGTAGTGGCGCTGGCCGATCAGCCTGCTGCCCTGCCGGTCGGCTATGAACGGCTGGTCGCGCCTTTTGTCCGCAGGGGCCTGTGA
- a CDS encoding phage major capsid protein, translating to MSDHQMTAPEIKAIPETMAAAFDDFMEAFEGFKQANDQRLGEIEQKLTADVVTRDKVERINKAMDEQSRLLDQLALKKLRPALGSNGNRGRSTSLEAAERKAAFEAYIRRGDETALRDLDAKSMAIGSDADGGYLVTDETDSEIGRRLASISPIRQLASVRQVSGAVLKKPFAPSGMASGWVAETAARTQTDTPQLTELSFPTMEIYAMPAATQSLLDDAAVDVEAWIAGEVDIAFAEQEGAAFVAGDGVNKPKGFLAYETVADSAWAWGKIGFKATGAAGGFAASGPSDVLLDTIYALKAGHRQNGTFVMNRKTQGEIRKFKDADGNYLWLPPAGPGLEASLMGFPIAEAEDMPDIAANAFSIAFGDFKAGYLVVDRMGVRVLRDPYSAKPYVLFYTTKRVGGGMQNFESLKLIKFAAS from the coding sequence ATGAGCGATCATCAGATGACAGCCCCCGAAATCAAGGCGATTCCGGAAACCATGGCCGCCGCCTTCGACGACTTTATGGAAGCCTTCGAGGGTTTCAAGCAGGCCAATGACCAGCGGCTCGGCGAAATCGAGCAGAAGCTGACCGCCGATGTCGTCACCCGCGACAAGGTGGAGCGGATCAACAAGGCGATGGACGAACAATCCCGGTTGCTGGACCAGCTGGCGCTGAAAAAGCTGCGCCCGGCACTGGGATCGAACGGCAATCGCGGACGTTCCACCAGCCTGGAGGCGGCGGAGCGCAAGGCGGCCTTCGAGGCCTATATCCGGCGCGGCGATGAGACGGCGCTGCGCGATCTCGATGCCAAATCCATGGCGATTGGTTCGGACGCGGATGGTGGCTATCTGGTGACGGATGAGACCGATAGCGAGATTGGCCGCAGGCTCGCCTCCATCTCGCCGATCCGGCAATTGGCCAGCGTCCGGCAGGTGTCGGGTGCGGTGCTGAAAAAGCCATTTGCGCCAAGCGGCATGGCCTCCGGTTGGGTGGCGGAAACCGCGGCCCGCACCCAGACCGATACGCCGCAGCTGACGGAACTCAGCTTTCCGACCATGGAGATTTACGCCATGCCCGCCGCCACCCAGTCGTTGCTGGATGATGCGGCTGTTGATGTCGAGGCCTGGATTGCCGGAGAGGTGGATATTGCCTTTGCGGAGCAGGAAGGGGCGGCCTTTGTGGCGGGCGATGGTGTCAACAAGCCGAAGGGCTTTCTGGCCTATGAGACGGTGGCCGACAGCGCCTGGGCCTGGGGCAAGATCGGCTTCAAGGCGACGGGTGCTGCCGGTGGCTTTGCTGCAAGCGGGCCATCCGATGTGCTGCTCGACACCATCTATGCGCTGAAGGCCGGTCATCGCCAGAACGGCACGTTTGTGATGAACCGCAAGACCCAGGGCGAGATCCGCAAGTTCAAGGATGCCGACGGCAACTACCTCTGGCTGCCGCCCGCAGGCCCCGGTCTTGAGGCGTCGCTGATGGGCTTTCCGATTGCCGAGGCCGAGGACATGCCCGATATCGCCGCCAACGCCTTTTCCATCGCCTTTGGCGATTTCAAGGCCGGGTATCTGGTGGTTGACCGCATGGGTGTGCGGGTGCTGCGCGATCCCTATTCGGCCAAGCCCTATGTGCTGTTCTACACCACCAAGCGGGTTGGTGGTGGAATGCAGAACTTTGAATCGCTCAAGTTGATCAAGTTTGCGGCCAGTTAA